A stretch of Brachyhypopomus gauderio isolate BG-103 chromosome 3, BGAUD_0.2, whole genome shotgun sequence DNA encodes these proteins:
- the bmp3 gene encoding bone morphogenetic protein 3 — translation MDRCQRMFVLLLGWSCLCCGYCAMLKDHFIGLTKDVEFGQRAGVETKRHSKKTAGDFSAQDTVSEHMQMLYTKYNSAGFPMKDGNTVRSFKAHLGTFNNKELQIFNLTSLTKSEDVLSATLHYYTGDVQHRCTRPKSCARAGPRRQANAHLNIWSFSPVDNSTRSLGRFLINVSSIYRDFTSWHWKDVTNVVNQAKRNGELLIGITIEPQGRQPWKRPLVDRSPYILVYANDSAISEPESVVSTLQRHRGSLVPGLRKLGLHNRNSSSPHRLKRSVDVLLPLQNNELPGPEYPYEPTTWDETTTYDAAEKKPAKRPRKKPRKNQQQQQNHKNVLLQFDEQTIKKARKKQWNEPKNCARRYLKVDFADIGWSEWIISPKSFDAYYCSGSCQFPMPKALKPSNHATIQSIVRAVGVIPGIPEPCCVPEKMSSLTVLFLDEDMNVILKAYPNMSVDSCACR, via the exons ATGGATCGTTGTCAGCGAATGTTTGTCCTTCTTCtgggatggagttgtctgtgctgTGGATATTGTGCTATGCTGAAAGATCACTTTATTGGACTAACAAAAGACGTGGAATTTGGGCAGAGAGCAGGCGTTGAGACTAAACGTCATTCTAAGAAAACAGCAGGCGACTTCTCTGCGCAGGACACCGTGTCAGAACACATGCAGATGTTGTACACCAAGTACAACAGTGCAGGATTCCCTATGAAGGACGGGAATACGGTCCGCAGCTTTAAAGCGCATCTAG GCACATTCAACAACAAGGAGCTTCAGATCTTCAACCTAACGTCCCTAACTAAGTCGGAGGATGTTCTTTCTGCGACGCTGCACTATTACACTGGTGACGTGCAGCACAGGTGCACGCGGCCCAAGAGCTGCGCTCGCGCCGGCCCCAGGCGGCAGGCCAACGCTCACCTCAACATCTGGAGCTTCTCGCCTGTAGACAACAGCACCAGGAGTCTTGGACGCTTCCTGATTAATGTCTCTTCGATATACCGGGACTTCACGTCTTGGCACTGGAAGGACGTCACCAATGTGGTCAACCAGGCAAAGCGTAATGGTGAGCTTCTCATCGGCATCACCATTGAGCCGCAAGGGCGACAACCTTGGAAGAGGCCACTGGTGGATCGTTCCCCCTACATCCTGGTTTACGCCAATGATTCGGCCATCTCTGAGCCCGAAAGTGTGGTGTCCACTCTCCAGAGGCACAGAGGGAGCCTCGTGCCAGGCCTCCGCAAACTCGGACTACACAACCGCAACAGCTCCTCGCCACACAGGCTGAAGCGATCGGTCGACGTTCTTCTGCCGTTGCAGAACAACGAGCTCCCGGGCCCGGAGTACCCGTACGAGCCGACGACTTGGGACGAGACCACGACGTACGACGCGGCCGAGAAGAAGCCGGCCAAGCGGCCGCGCAAGAAGCCGCGCAAgaaccagcagcagcagcagaacCACAAGAACGTTCTGCTGCAGTTCGACGAGCAGACCATAAAGAAGGCCCGCAAGAAGCAATGGAACGAACCCAAGAACTGCGCTCGCAGGTACCTGAAGGTGGACTTCGCCGACATTGGCTGGAGTGAATGGATTATCTCCCCCAAGTCTTTTGATGCCTATTACTGCTCAGGTTCCTGCCAGTTTCCGATGCCGAAG GCCCTGAAACCCTCCAACCACGCCACCATCCAGAGCATCGTGCGGGCAGTGGGTGTGATTCCTGGTATTCCAGAGCCCTGCTGTGTCCCGGAGAAGATGTCCTCCCTCACCGTCCTCTTCCTCGATGAAGACATGAACGTGATCCTCAAGGCCTATCCCAACATGTCTGTGGACTCCTGTGCCTGCAGATAG